The nucleotide sequence GGCCACCGATGACCGTCCAGGTCTTCTTCGACCCGTCGTACTCCTCGATGTTGCCGGTGCCGCTGTCGGTGGCGTAGAGCGTCGTGGGGCTCGTGATGATCCGGTTGGTCGCGTGGTTACGGATGACGGTCCAGGCGCCGGCCTTGCCGGTGTACTCCTCGACCTGTGCGTCGGCGGTGATGCGGTAGAGGCGGCTGGAGGTCGCGGCCACTGCGCTGGCCCCGCCGCCCTGGGGCCGGGTCGGCGCCGGCGATGCCTGGGCGGATGACGTCGGGGGCGTGGGCCGGGATTCCTCCGGGGCCGTCGGACCGGTGGATAACGAGCCCGGTTCCACGGGCGCCGTGCTCTGCCGGCCCTGCCCGGGGTCGCCCAGCGAGGACGCGGTGTCGGGCTGGTCCTTCGAGCGCTGGACCTGGTTGGCGATGACGAGGACCGCGACCAGCGCCGCGAGCGCCGCCCACTGCGCAGGTGTCCTCCAGCGCCTCAGCCGGGCCGCGCGCGGGACAAGGCCGGTCGGTGGGGCCGCTTCCGCCGCGTCGGTGCGGGAACTCGGGTCCGCCGGGGCCGCCGGCGGTTGGTCCGGGGCGCTCTGCGCGGCCTCGCCCGGGCGGTTCGGCGCGGCGTCGTCCGAGGCCGGCGGGCTGTCCGCGAACAACCCGGCCGTGTCGTCGCGGACGATCGCCGAAGCCGGAGCCTGGTCAGGGTCGGGAGCAGGGCTGCCCGGGGCCGGGACCGACGTGGGGGCGGGGCCCGGAGCCGGTGCGGCGGCGGGCGGGGCAGGGGTTGCTGCCATGGCGGCGGCGTGGAGGCGGCGTGCCTCCTGGAGCTTGGCACCTCTGGTGCGGGCGTCGCGGGGGAAGCGGTCCTCGATGATCTGGTTGAGGCGGGGCAGCGGAATGATCTTCAGGCCGGAGCGGTACTCGCTCCACACGCTCCTGCTCAGCTGGTACTGCTCCTCCAGCCGGCTCACCGTGTCCTGCGCGATCAGCTCCCGCAGGAACCGCGCGAGGGCGTTCGCCTCGGCCGTGCGGCCCTTTAACGGCCCCGGAAGGCGCCCCGGTCGGTTCATCTCTCCCCCTTCGACGTCCGGCGTGTTCGGTCAAGTTCGCGCAAGTTCGCGGTTGTCCGGTGTCCCTCACCCCGCTGACCTGCGCTGATCCCTCAACGCCCCAACGGATAATCAGATCAGGTTCCAGCGTGGTGTTCCACCGCTTCCGCCAACCAGGACAGCGGGATCACCACAGCGAAGGGACCACCGTGTACCGAGGGTTCATCCGCAGGCCCAAGCGCCTCGCGGCAGTGACGGGGCTGGCCATCGCCGTCGGCCTGGCCGTCGTACCCGCCCAGGCCGACAGCAGGCCCAGCTACGAGTCCCCCGTCTCGACGGGGACCACCGGCCAGGGTGCGGCCCCGGGCGGGCCGGTCACCCGTGACCAGGTCATCGCCCGCGCCAGGCACTGGGTGGAGAAGACCGTTCCCTACAGCCAGTCGCACTGGTGGAAGGACGACGCGACCGGCGGCCGCTACCGGCAGGACTGCTCGGGGTTCGTCTCCATGGCCTGGCAGCTGAAGGACAGCCTCACGACCCAGTCGCTGCCCGACGTCGCAGACAAGCTCGCCGGCTTCTCCGAGCTGGAGGCGGGTGACGCCCTCGACTACCCGGCCGCCCACGCCCTGCTCTTCGGCGGCTGGACCGACAAGGCCAAGGGCGACTTCGTCTACTACAGCGAGAGCCGTGGCGGGCGGCCCGCACTCAAGGAGAGCGCCAACATCCACGACAGCCGCATCGCCGGCCACCCCCGCACCGTGTACGTCCCGCTGCGGTACAAGAAGCTCGTCACCACCCCGGCGCCCGCCCCGGCAGCGACCGCGCCGTCGGGCACGGCGTCGCCCGCCGTTCCTGTACCGCCGGGCCCCACGGGGAAGCCGACCGCGCCGGACGCGACCGCGCCGGCGCCCGCCGCCAAGGCCCCGGCCGCCGAAGCCAGCGAGGCGGGAACGAGCTTCGCCGCCACCGACGACCAGCTGTACGCCGTCTCCCCCAACCACTCCGCCGTCTACGAGTACACCGGCAAGGCCGGTACGTGGACGAGGGTCCGCGGTACCACGGGCCGTATCTACACCAGCGGCAGCACCCTCTACGCCACCGACCTCGGCAACGGCGACATCCACCAGTACGACCGCGCCCGCAAGACGTGGACCCGCATCGGCGGCCCCGGCGCGGAGTTCGCCGCCACGAACGGGCGCCTGTACGGCATCAGCCCCGACCGCTCCGCCGTCTACGAGTACACCGGCAAGGCCGGTACGTGGATCCGGATCGGCGGCCCCGCCGACCGCATCTACGCCGGCGGCGGTGCCCTCTACGCCACCGGCCCCCGCGGCGGCGGCATCCACCAGTACGACGGCGCGAAGAAGACCTGGACCCGCATCGGCGGCCCCGGCGCGGAGTTCGCCGTGGCCGGCGACCGCCTCTACGGCATCAGCCCCGACCAGCAGGGCCTGTACGAGTACAGCGGCAAGGCAGGCACGTGGATGAAGGTCCGCGGTGCCACCGGCCACCTCTACACCAACGGCAGCACCCTTTACGCCACCGACGGCGCGGGCGCGATCCACCAGTACGACCGGTCCGGGAAGACCTGGACCTCGATCGGCGGGCCCGGCGCGGACTTCGCCGCCACCCGCGACCGGCTCTACGGCGCCAGCCCCGACCACAGCGGGGTCTGGGAGTACACCGGCCGCCCCGGGGTGTGGATCCGCATCGGCAGCCCGGTCGCACCCTGACCGGCATCGCGCCGCTGGACTCCCTCACACCACTTTGCGTCGAACATCCCAGAAAGGGATCGCAATGCACCCCATCGTGCCCACGCACACATGGCAGGCCCCCCGGCGGGCCGCCACCCTGTGGCGCAGGTTCCACGGAGCGTTCCGCATGCTGTGCCTGCTGGCCGTCGGAGTCGTGGCCCTCGGCGTCGCCGCGAACGCAGCACCCGCCAAGCGGCAGGTCGCACAAGCCTCCGGCCCGGTCGCACTGGAGCAGATCGTCGCCGCCGGGGACTCGGTCTTCGCTCTGGCCGCCGACCAGCGGGGCGTCTACGAATGGTCCAAGCACCAGGACAACTGGCAGAAGGTGAAGGGCGACGCGCAGAAGCTCTATGCAGGCGGTGGCAGCGTGTACGCGATCGAACCGGGCCGCGGCGACATCAGCAAGTACGGCGGCAATCCTGGCCAGTGGAACCGCATCGGCGGCCCCGGCGCCACCTTCGCCGCCACCAGCAAGCACCTCTACGGCATCAGCCCCGACGGCTCCGAGGTCCGGGAGTACACCGGCCGGGGCGAGACGTGGAACAAGGTCGGCGGCCGAGCCAAGAACCTCTACACCGGCCCGGACAGCACCCTGTACGCGACCAACCCGGACACCGGCAACCTCTACAAGTACAACGGTCAGTGGAGCGCCGTCGGCGGCCCCGGCGCCACGTTCGCCGTCACCGACAACAACCTCTACGGACTGACCCCCGACCGCACCTCGGTGGTCGAGTACGACACGGGCAAGAAGAAGTGGAACAAGGTCGGCGGGCCCGCCGGAAACATCTTCGCCAGCAACACCCTCTACGCCACCAGCCTCGGCACTGGCGACCTCTTCAAGTACAACGGCCGCCCCAACCTGTGGAACCGCATCAGCGGTCCCGCGGCTGCCTTCGCGACCAGCGGAGACCACCTCTACCGCCTCGCCCCCGACCACCGCTCCGTCCAGAAGTACGACGGCAACGGTGCGACGGAGGAGTGGGCCACCCTCGGAGCGCCGGCCGCAGGCCCCGCCCCGTCCGCCGAGGCGAAGACCGCCCTCTACAAGAGCTGGAACCAGCTCGGCGACGAAAGCCGCAAGGCCTGGACGACCGCCCGCGACGAACACCTTCGTGGCGTACCCGACCCCTACGGATTCCGGTGGTCCACGAACTATTGCAACCTCTCCCGCGACATTCCCTTCAAGGAGTTCGACTTCCGGGACGCGTGCGCCCGGCACGACTTCCTGTCCCGCAACTACCGCGACATGTACGGGGAGAAGGCCTTCAGCAACAACCCCGACGGCCAGAGGCACATCGACACCATTCTGCGGGAGGACATGCGCGACACCTGCAAGGACAGGGCCCCCGTTGTGAAGCAGTCGTGCGAGGGCACTGCCTGGACGTACTACACAGTTGTGGCAGATGTCTCGGCCATCCCCGACAGCTTCAACCCGAAGGGGTGGTTCAAGGAACTCGCCGAGGGATTCGCCGGGCCCCCGTGGATGCGATGACCCGACCCGTCACGCGCGGAGAGGCCTGCCTTCGTCAAGGATCTGAACGACCCGCGGTGAATACAGCCGCAAGGCCTTCCAGAACAACGACGACGGCCACAACCACATCGACGTGGTCTTGGAAGACGACTTAATCGGGACCTCCAAGGACCGAGCACTACCCACCTGCCCGGCCAGCACCCAGCTGGCCGGGCAGACGCAGTCCCGGGTCGGGCGGAGCCCCCGTGCCCCGCATCCGCCGCGTGCAACAGCTCCGTCGTGCCGCGCACCAGCGCGCTGCCGTTCCGACACAGCACTGAGAGCAACGCCGAAGTGCGCCCAAGGGCCGCACCATCTGCCCGCCGGGACGTAAGGAGATGGAGCCCCGGACGGCTGACGATCCCGGGTTCTGACCCGCTCACCCCATCGGGGGGTAGCCGTACGTCTGATCGTCCGTCTCCCCCGGGACGACGGGATTGTTCCTCATTTCGCGCACGACCAGGGGAATGAGAGAGGTCACGAACAGGAAGAAACCGCTGCCGGTGAACCACCATCCGGCGGTCGTCAGGTCGGAGGAGCCGGGGGCTTGCTGGAACTGCCCGATGACGAAGAGCACCAAACTGACCACGACGGTGCCCACGGCCACCCGCGCCAGCCCGGCGAAGCCGGCCTCCGTGGACTCCGGAGGCGTCGCGGGACCGGCCGCAGCGGGGGGCGGCACCGGGTTACCGGCACCGGCGGTGGCCTGCGTTGCCGCCCCGGCAACACGCGACTTGCCTGCGGCTTCGCCGTCCTCCCGCGCGGCGGGATGCCGGTCGAGGACCTGCCCGACCGCCTGCAGCGCCGGGGCGAACATCGTGTCCTCATCGTGCCGGCCCTGCTTCTCCTGTTCGGCTTCGGCCGCCGCCAGTTCCACCTGCAGGCCCACCAGGTCCTCGCGCAGCCGGGCCGACTCCACGCGCAGCTGGTCGCGTTCCTGTCGTAGGGCGCTCGCCTCTGCGGCCGAGTCCTCCAGCAGGCTGCGGACGGCCTGGATCTTGTTCTCCTGCGCGAGCAGGTCCTGGCGCAGGCGGGCTTCCTCCTCTTCCCGGCCCCGCAACTGCTCCTCGCCCTCGACTCGGGCCTGGTGGAACTGGTCGTCGAAGTCGGTGCGGTCGCGTCGGCGGGCGTCCTGTTCCTCCTGGAGCAGGGTGCGCAGGCGGGCGGTCTCCTGCTGATGGTGCTGTTGCCGGGTACAGAGTTCGTCCTCGGCGGCGGTGAGGGCCTGGCTGGTGGTCTCGTGGCGGGCCAGGAGGTCGTCGTAGTCCGCCTGCTGTCGGCGGTGCTCTCCGGTCACGGTTTCCAGACGGGCCTGCACACGGTCGTGCAGGAGGACGGTCTCCTCGTACGCGTCGGCCATCACCAGGCGGTCGGCGAAAGCCGGGTGCGCCTCCCCCAGGGCGGCGGTGTGCATGCGCAGCAACTGGGCCCTCACCTCGTCGGTCACCCCGCAGAGCTGGATGATCGCCTCGACGGTGGAGCGCTGGGGAAGCCGGTCTCCTGAGAGGTTCCTCGACAGGGTCGAAGTGCTCGTCTCCGCACCTGGGGCGACGTTCTTACTCGCCAGGTCCGCGGCCGCGATCAGGGACCGGAGGTGCTGCACGAGCGCCAGCTTGTGCGGACGATTCTCGAAGACTTTCGGATTCAGCTTCTTCAGCGGCCGACGCGCCGGCCGGGGCGGTCCGCCGCCGGGGGTTCCTCCGTCGCCAGTTCCCTCCTCGGCAACACCCGTCATGTCTGTTCCCCCAGTTGACAGCTACGGAAAGAAGATCGTTTCCCTTGGCGCACCCGCTTGCGGGACGCAACTCTCTAACCACACCCCGAGGAGTGCAGCCTCGATGGCAGCCCGGCAGGGGGTGACGTTCCGCGACCTTCTATGTACTGAGGAGAACCATCATGCCGAGCCGTCCTGCCCCGCGTCGCAGCTTTCCCGTCGATCTCGCCGTATTCCTGGCGATCCTGGCCACCGGCGTCATCCTCGTCCTCGTCGGTCACGTCTCCCCCGAAGCCCTTGCCGGGTACGCCTCCGCTCTCGCCGGCCTCTACGCCGCCTACCACCACCGCCCCACCCGCACACAACGGGAATCGCCCGAGACCTCGCCCACCCCCGCCGGGGAAGGCCAGAAGGATTGACCGCCTCTGACCGCCCACGCGTCGGCGCTCGGCGACCTCCGTTTCAGGGAGGATCCCGAGCGCCGCTGCCCGTCTCCGGCGCCGACAGAACGCCACAGGACCTACCGGGGCTGCTCAGCTACAGGCGAATGGGTCGTTGAGCGGCCTAGTTGGCCAGAGCAGGGTGATGGTGAGGCAAGCACCGCGTGCCAATACGAGTGCGGTTCAAGATCTATTGCCGTTGGGCTGTCCTCCCGGGACCGAAGGGTGATGCTGATGCCGTCAGTGAAGGGAGCCCTGCATGGCCTCCGAACAGCTACCAAAGCCTCACGCTTCGCCCATAGGCCCAGCCGATGGGCTTGAAACCACCTCGTCAGCTCCTCACAGGTACAAGATCTGTGCCGATGGGCGGCTCTACAAACTGAGCGTCGCCAGTCTTCCTGCCGAGTTCGCAGGCCCTTCGCCGAAATATGACGGCCCGGCGCCTGACGTGATGGAGGCCGTCTGGGCACGGGAGGCAGCGGTGACAGGAGACAGTAACGCCATAGACCGCTTCACCGCCCGGGTGCTGGTCCTGCGGCAGGGCGGCCAGTGGCGGGAGGCTGTATCGACGGCCCTCCTGGGGGACTGGGCACTCGCGCTCGATACTCCTGATGGCCTCCCCTACACGTCAGCAGTCGCCGACCTGCGCACTGAGGCGCTGGTGCTTCACCGACAACTGACACCGCTCTGGCGACGGAGGACCGGAGGCTCGCGAGTGCTGCTCTTGGATACTCCCCTCGGAGACGGGATCACGCTGTACGACCTGATCATCGGGAGTCCATCCACCCAAGAGTTGGCGCTTGGAGCCGAGCCAGACGACGCCCGATTGCGTGCCGTCCTCAACGCTCTCTCACCGGAGGAACGGAAGGTCGCCTTGGCCTGGGCGCGACCGGAAGTAGCCACCTGGACGGAGGCAGCCGCGGCCGCGGCCGTTGCCGAAGCCGATTCAATGGCTCTCGGCGAACGAGTACGACGCAAACTCAAGCGGCTAGGGAAGCTACAGGCCGAACGGACTGCAGCCTCAGCGGCATACAAGACCGAGTGGGGCCTCCGATGAGCCTGCTCACCGCCGCGGTGCCCGAGTTTCTCGGAAGCCTGGCCGCCGCGATCACATTGGCTGCGGGAGCCCGGGTCTTCCGCGCGGTTCGCTACCGCCGGCATGCAACACATGGCGCGACACGCGCTCCTGCACCCCCCAGTGCACAACGAGCCGCCTCAGACGATCATTCGAATACGTGACCACCAGCGCTTCCTGCATGAGGTCCGCCGGACGCCGAAAACGGGCGCCGGGTCCGCTGCGACGGCGAGATCCGCGGCCGAGCCATCGGACCCGGCGATCTCCTGGAGTTCCTGCGACGGGCTGGCCTGGACCCGGGCGACGTCCGCCTCGATGACGCACGCCTGACCGAGTGGCGCGGCGGCGGGCCAGCCGTCTGGACCCCGGATGCCCGCGAGAAGTGAGCGAGTCCGGGTGAGGGGGCCCTGCGGAAGCTGTGAGTGAAGCTCCGAACGCGGCGGAGGGGAGCCACCCAAATTTGGGTGGCTCCCCTCCGCCGTGCCGTGATCAGCGCTTCCTGCACGGCCGGAACGCGGACGGGTGGCGATCTGCCCGGTCCCTGTGCCGCTCATCCATCCGGGGGGGGTAGTCGTACGTCTGGTCGTACCGGGCGCGCTAATGGCCGCGAGCCCGCAGGGCGCAGGGGTCGGGTTTGGTCTGGGCCGGTGATGTGGTTGGCGTCGGTGAGGTGCTGGGCGTGGGGGTAGGGCTCGGTGTGGGTGAGCTGCTCGGTGTGGGAGAGGGGTTCGTTGAAGCGCTGGAGGACGGCACGTTCTGAAAGAAGCCAGAGGGGGGCGTGCCGGAAGGCCAGATGATGGCCGCCGGCTCGTAGGCGAACGCCGCCTGCTGCACCTGTCCCCGGCCTTCGAGACCAGCTCGGGGCATGAGCTGGTCGGCGGCTTGGGCCTGGTTGGGCTGACAGGTGCCAGGGGTCCCGGTGAGGGAGTCCCCCGCCAGGACCGCGGCCAGGGCCAGACCGGCCACCGCGGTCGCCGCGGCCAACGGACGTAACGCGGGGCGCAGGACGAGGGCTTTCCCCTGGCGCCACAACAGCACGCCGGAGCCAGCGGAGCCGGCGGCGCCAGCCCGAGTGTGCGGGCCGTCGCCTTCTCGCGGTGGCGACCCGTGTGCTTGGGCGGCCGTGCGGCGGGCGCGCTCTATGAGCTCGTCGGCGTCGTGCCGGGCCTGGGCGCGTACTTGGGCGGCGTCGGCTTCCGCGGTCGTGCGGATGCGGTCCGCCTCCGCGTGGGCGTCCTTGCGGACGGCTTCGGCTTCCAGGGTGGCATCGTCGAGGGTCTGCCGCACGGTAGCGCGGACCCGTCTACTTGCAGGCTGGGCCTGGCGCTGGAGCAGCTTCACGTCCTGCCAGCGGCCGCGCCAGGCATCCGCGAGTTCGGGATCGACCCGGAACCCGGCCGCAGCGGCCGGATCCAGGTCCCCGGGAGTGGTGACGACCCGGACGAACTCGAGCAGTGCCTCCCGCGAGGTGAAGCGCGTGCCGGCCAGCATCTCGTTGAGACCGGCCTTGGTCAGCCTCGGCCTCACCGCGGCAGCGGCAATCGTCGCGTAGGACGGAGCGCCATTGGTGATGTGCAGCCGGTTCAGCTCATGCGTGAACTCCCGCAGCGCGTTCTCGAACGCGGTGATGGCGGTGGCGTCGTGCGGTTCGATCCCGGGATCTTCTTCTGTCACCGGATCACCCCCCTTGTCCGGAAAGCAACGCTAGAGGGCCCCGACGCCGTACGTACACGGAATCTGTCGAACGATGCTGAACGCCTGACGGCGTTCGAGATCAGGCCCGTTCCCCAGGGCTGTGACCAGCGGTGTCCGGGTCCATGCGGGCCCGTACGGATCACTAGGAACCCGCCCCGGTGACCGCTCTCCTGGAGACATGACCCACAACGACGCGACACCCCAGACACCCGACCCCGTACGGCCCCCCACCCAGCCGGAGCCGCCCGCACCCCCGGCAGCGCCCCGGAACGGAACCCACGACACCTTCGTGCTGATCGCCCTCCTCGGCACCTGCGCAGGCGTCTACCTCGCCGTCGGGGAAGCCGGCTTCGCAGGCGTCATCAGCGCCGTCGCCGGCCTCTACGGCACCTGGCGCATGCGCCACTGAACCCGTGAAGGATCGAACAGCTCATCCGGCTCTCCCGCAGACCGCCCGTCCGTTCCTTCCCCAGGCTCTGCCCGGCGTGGAGGCTGGAGGCTCCCGGGCGGTCATGATGCCGTTTACGTCTAGCGCTTTGTGAAGTCGTGCACTGGCCACGGGGAGAGGTCGAAGACCACCAGAGCCACCCAGGCCAGGTAGATGGCGACCGCCAGAATGCGGGCGGGCAACTTC is from Streptomyces sp. NBC_00190 and encodes:
- a CDS encoding phospholipase A2, producing MPTHTWQAPRRAATLWRRFHGAFRMLCLLAVGVVALGVAANAAPAKRQVAQASGPVALEQIVAAGDSVFALAADQRGVYEWSKHQDNWQKVKGDAQKLYAGGGSVYAIEPGRGDISKYGGNPGQWNRIGGPGATFAATSKHLYGISPDGSEVREYTGRGETWNKVGGRAKNLYTGPDSTLYATNPDTGNLYKYNGQWSAVGGPGATFAVTDNNLYGLTPDRTSVVEYDTGKKKWNKVGGPAGNIFASNTLYATSLGTGDLFKYNGRPNLWNRISGPAAAFATSGDHLYRLAPDHRSVQKYDGNGATEEWATLGAPAAGPAPSAEAKTALYKSWNQLGDESRKAWTTARDEHLRGVPDPYGFRWSTNYCNLSRDIPFKEFDFRDACARHDFLSRNYRDMYGEKAFSNNPDGQRHIDTILREDMRDTCKDRAPVVKQSCEGTAWTYYTVVADVSAIPDSFNPKGWFKELAEGFAGPPWMR
- a CDS encoding helix-turn-helix domain-containing protein, whose product is MQHLRSLIAAADLASKNVAPGAETSTSTLSRNLSGDRLPQRSTVEAIIQLCGVTDEVRAQLLRMHTAALGEAHPAFADRLVMADAYEETVLLHDRVQARLETVTGEHRRQQADYDDLLARHETTSQALTAAEDELCTRQQHHQQETARLRTLLQEEQDARRRDRTDFDDQFHQARVEGEEQLRGREEEEARLRQDLLAQENKIQAVRSLLEDSAAEASALRQERDQLRVESARLREDLVGLQVELAAAEAEQEKQGRHDEDTMFAPALQAVGQVLDRHPAAREDGEAAGKSRVAGAATQATAGAGNPVPPPAAAGPATPPESTEAGFAGLARVAVGTVVVSLVLFVIGQFQQAPGSSDLTTAGWWFTGSGFFLFVTSLIPLVVREMRNNPVVPGETDDQTYGYPPMG